TAAAAATACAATACCTGAGTAGAGCTCACTTGGCTCGATGGTTTTTACCCACTTGTGCAATTCCGGTTTGATACTCAACAGAAGCACCATCAAAATGGTAATACTGACAGGAAGTACGATGTATCCCTTAATTACAGCAATACCCAATGAAAAAGTAAGAAATGCTGCCATTTCAGTGGTAAGACCCAATTTACCGGTTTTACGGGCATGCTGGTAATATCCTGTCATAACAATCAGAATAAATCCCAAGAATGCAATACCCAGCAGTAAATCACCTACCTCATTGTGTAGTAACCCCCATAAACCGCCTGAAAGGGCAATTAAAGTAAAGGTTCTTATCCCGGCAGTTCGTTGTCCCTCTTTTTTCTTTTTAAAACTCCAGCCACGCTCTATTCCAACCAGGAATCCCAAAAGCAGGATCAATCCAAACTTAAGCAACACCTGGGTATCGGTAATATCATTAAACATTTTGGCCCTTTGTGTTATAACAAAAGATTAACCGGCTAACCCTGTATTCACCAGTATATCGGCGAAGCATCTGTAATTTCTGAGGACAAATAACTGCCGATTCAATCATATACCTCTTTATTGTTGACCCAACTCATTCTAAACGAAACCGACAATAACAATCCAATCTTAATAAAGTCATCTGAGACAGGTTGTAGTGCCATACCCTTAAAACACCTACAAAATCTTTAGGATCACTGTAAGAGATTTTCCTACAATTCTTTTATTCCTTTGACAGCTGTGCTAAGCCCTCGAAAAAACAGATATTCCATTAAAAATAAGTGAAAACTACCGTGGAAAATCAGATTGCACACCTAGAAACAGAGCTTTCCCGCCATATCTGGGAGAATAAATACCGTTATAGTATTAATGGATCGATAAAGGATAAAACAATTGAGGATACGTGGAGGCGAGTGGCTTCAGCAATGGCCAAAGCTGAATGTCAAAATTCTGTGGACTGGGAAGAGGCATTCTTTGAAACCCTCAGCAACTTCAAATTTTTGCCGGGCGGGCGCATCATAGCCGGTGCCGGCACAGAAAGGAATGTTACCCTATTCAACTGTTTTGTTATGGGGGTTATTGATGACTCCATCAGCTCCATATTCGATCATGTTAAAGAAGGGGCTCTTACACTTCAGTGGGGTGGCGGGATCGGTTGTGACTTTTCTACGCTGCGTCCCAAAGGAAGCCTGGCGAGGAGTACCAATAATATTTCATCCGGTCCGGTCTCTTTTATGAAGATCTGGGATGCCATGTGCGATACCATGTTGTCGACCGGTGCCAGAAGAGGCGCCATGATGGGTACGTTGCGCTGCGATCATCCGGATATTCAGTCCTTCATCGATGTCAAAAAAGAGCCTGGCATTCTAACCAACTTCAATCTTTCGGTACTGATTACCGAAGATTTTGTAAATGCCGTCAACAAAGATGAAGAATGGCTGCTGGTTTTCCCGGAGAAAGAAATAAGCGGTCAAGTAGATAAAGACGCTATACAAAACACGGATTCCGTTTACAGAAAATGGCCGGGATTTAAAGGAAAAGTCCCATGCAGGGTTTTTGGAAAATTGAAAGCCAAAAAACTCTGGGCAGAAATAATGAAAGCCAATTATAACTGCGCCGAACCGGGTGTTCTTTTTATCGATCGTATTAATGCGTTAAATAACCTGAAGTACACGGAAGATATCTTTTGCACCAATCCCTGTGGAGAAGTACCCTTGCCCCCTTACGGCGCATGCAACCTGGGTTCTATTAACCTTACTCAGTTCATCAAACGCCCGTTTACAAAAGAAGCTGCCATTGATATGGAAGGCGTGAAAGAAACAGCAAGGCTGGCCGTCAGAATGCTCGACAATGTGATCAGTATCTCTAATTTCCCCCTTGAGAAACAGAAGATCCGAATTTATCGCTCAAGACGAATTGGGGTTGGTATTA
This is a stretch of genomic DNA from Halalkalibaculum roseum. It encodes these proteins:
- a CDS encoding adenosylcobalamin-dependent ribonucleoside-diphosphate reductase, with protein sequence MENQIAHLETELSRHIWENKYRYSINGSIKDKTIEDTWRRVASAMAKAECQNSVDWEEAFFETLSNFKFLPGGRIIAGAGTERNVTLFNCFVMGVIDDSISSIFDHVKEGALTLQWGGGIGCDFSTLRPKGSLARSTNNISSGPVSFMKIWDAMCDTMLSTGARRGAMMGTLRCDHPDIQSFIDVKKEPGILTNFNLSVLITEDFVNAVNKDEEWLLVFPEKEISGQVDKDAIQNTDSVYRKWPGFKGKVPCRVFGKLKAKKLWAEIMKANYNCAEPGVLFIDRINALNNLKYTEDIFCTNPCGEVPLPPYGACNLGSINLTQFIKRPFTKEAAIDMEGVKETARLAVRMLDNVISISNFPLEKQKIRIYRSRRIGVGITGLADALIMMNKDYGSNQGREMAENIMREISHEAYRSSIELAKTRGSFPDFKAQAYLKRPFIKQLPASIQQGIKKYGIRNSHLLSIAPTGSISLLAGNVSSGLEPIFDYEYSRNVLNPNGSVSHYRVRDFAYRLWVEKYGSANNLPDAFVRARELSPLQHLKMQAVLQRHVDNSISKTIHVPESYSYSSFKNIYKEAYDMKLKGCTTYRTVKNRSAVLSSD